Genomic segment of Apium graveolens cultivar Ventura chromosome 7, ASM990537v1, whole genome shotgun sequence:
CATCTCTCTCTCACACCTCCCTcgcatctctctctctctcagacCTCCCTCACATCTCTCTCTCTCGCACACCTCTCTCACACCTCTCTCACATCTCTCCCTCACACACCTCTCTCACACATTTCCCACATCTCTCCGTCGCAACTCGAAGCTCATCTCGAAGGCTTTCTCACATCTCGAAGGCTTGAAGCTCATCTCTCTCACTTGAAGCTCGATTGAAGCACGATTAAACTCGATTAAAGCTTGATATAAGGTAAAACTCATCTCTCTCACTCTTCAAACACTCCTCTCTCTGATTATTTATGAATGCATGTAAACATTTTGTATATTTTTTGTGTTCTTttgtattttgtttttgttttgtgttttgtAAAATTAGTAGGTTCTTGGTCTGACTATTTCTAAGAATTTTGGTTTAATTTTTTGATGTTTTAAAGTCAAAATACCCTGTTATTTTAAGTCAAAAGTGCCCTGTTCTTGGTCTGTTTTTTTGTGTTCTTGTTGTAATTATAAGTCAAACTGCCCTGTTCTTGGTCTTTTTTTTGTTCTTGGTTCTTGTTGTTGTCTGATTGTGTTGAAAACTTAAGTGAATTTTGTGgttttatttcaaaaaatttatgTAGAACATGGATGTTGAAGGAGAGAAATGGGTAACACTTCCCAAGTACAGTGATAGATATAGGAAGGGAGTTGAAGCTTTTGTTAACCAAGCATTTTCCCGATATGCCATAGGAAACGAGCTTAAGTGCCCTTGTAAGAAATGTGGTAATCATATTTGGAGTGGTGCTAAGGCTATACACGAACATCTAGTCTATAATGGTCCTTGTCCCCATTGCGTTGAATGGATTTACGAGGTCTCAACCCATGAGATAGACATGGTTGCTGATGAGATGGATATTAATATAGGTGTAGGTCTTGGAGATGAATTTGATGCTATGATACACAATGCATATAGTACTAATAACGTTACTGCCCATGTTGGTAGAATAGGACTAAACGATGATGCAAGGAAATTTTATCGCCTTGTTAAGGAGGGTGGACAACCGTTATATCCCGAGTGCAAAAAATTTAGTCGATTAAGTTTCTTAGTTAGGCTTTATCAACTAAAGTGCATTCATGGATTTAGCGAATCAGGATTTAGTGACTTACTTGAATTGATAAAGGAGGTTTTCCCTCATGTAAATCTTCCGTCTTCTTTTAGTGCGGCAAAGGGTATGATTAAAGACCTAGGACTTGATTACCAAAAGATACATGCATGTCCAAATGACTGCATGCTCTTTTGGGCAGAAAACGAGAGGCTGGAGAATTGTGCTAAGTGTGGAACATCAAGATGGAGAGTAGTTGAAAAGAAGGCGAAGGCCAAGTCTGATGCAAACATAGAACTAGCATTGAATCCTAAAATCCCGGCTAAAGTGATGAGATACTTCCCTTTAAAGCCAAGGCTGCAGAGAATGTTCTTGAGCTCTGATTTCTCGAGCTCAATGACATGGCATGTTTATCACGAAAGAAAGATGGACGGTTAAGGCATCCGGCTGATGGAAAGGGTTGAAAGTCGATGGACAGTAAATATCCTGAATTTGCTCCCAAAATGCGAAATGTACGATTGGGTTTAGCGGCAGACGGTTTCAATCCATATGGATCAATGAACGTATCTCATAGCACCTGGCCAGTAGTGCTCGTAAATTATAACCTCCCCCTGGTTAATCATGAAACCCGAAAATCTAATTCTTTCAACCTTAATCCCTGGTCCAGTTTATCCCGGTAATGAAATTGACGTGTATATGCAACCATTAATTGCAGAGTTGAAGGAGTTATGGGCTGTTAGAATAGAAACTTATGATGCCAGGTTAGACAACACGTTTAAGCTACACGCAAGCCTATTATGGACGATAAGTGATTTCCCTGGATATGGGATTTTATCCGGTTGGAGCATGAAAGGAAAGTTGGCTTGTCCTTCATGTCACTATGAGACCTCATCAACATATTTGAAACATAGTAAGAAGGTTGTGTATTTAAACCATCAAAAGTTTCTCCCTCCAGATCACAAGGGGAGGTCAGATAGGCGCAGATTTAACGGAGATGTGGAAATGCTATCATGTCCTGATATATTAAGTGGAGCAGAAGTTGAAGAACTATTGCGTGGTTACGAAAACGATTTTGGGAAGCCGCTGAAAAGAAATAGAGGAACATTAGATTGCCCTGTCAATT
This window contains:
- the LOC141673395 gene encoding uncharacterized protein LOC141673395 → MDVEGEKWVTLPKYSDRYRKGVEAFVNQAFSRYAIGNELKCPCKKCGNHIWSGAKAIHEHLVYNGPCPHCVEWIYEVSTHEIDMVADEMDINIGVGLGDEFDAMIHNAYSTNNVTAHVGRIGLNDDARKFYRLVKEGGQPLYPECKKFSRLSFLVRLYQLKCIHGFSESGFSDLLELIKEVFPHVNLPSSFSAAKGMIKDLGLDYQKIHACPNDCMLFWAENERLENCAKCGTSRWRVVEKKAKAKSDANIELALNPKIPAKVMRYFPLKPRLQRMFLSSDFSSSMTWHVYHERKMDG